A single window of Macaca mulatta isolate MMU2019108-1 chromosome 17, T2T-MMU8v2.0, whole genome shotgun sequence DNA harbors:
- the TSC22D1 gene encoding TSC22 domain family protein 1 isoform X5 gives MDLVKSHLMYAVREEVEVLKEQIKELIEKNSQLEQENNLLKTLASPEQLAQFQAQLQTGSPPATTQPQGTTQPPAQPASQGSGPTA, from the exons ATG GATCTAGTGAAAAGCCATTTGATGTATGCGGTCAGAGAAGAAGTGGAGGTCCTCAAAGAGCAAATCAAAGAACTAATAGAGAAAAATTCCCAGCTGGAGCAGGAGAACAATCTGCTGAAGACACTGGCCAGTCCTGAGCAGCTTGCCCAGTTTCAGGCACAGCTGCAGACTGGCTCCCCACCTGCCACCACCCAGCCACAGGGCACCACACAGCCCCCCGCCCAGCCAGCATCGCAGGGCTCAGGACCAACCGCATAG
- the TSC22D1 gene encoding TSC22 domain family protein 1 isoform X4: MKSQWCRPVAMDLGVYQLRHFSISFLSSLLGTENASVRLDNSSSGASVVAIDNKIEQAMDLVKSHLMYAVREEVEVLKEQIKELIEKNSQLEQENNLLKTLASPEQLAQFQAQLQTGSPPATTQPQGTTQPPAQPASQGSGPTA; encoded by the exons ATGAAATCCCAATGGTGTAGACCAGTGGCGATGGATCTAGGAGTTTACCAACTGagacatttttcaatttctttcttgtCATCCTTGCTGGGGACTGAAAACGCTTCTGTGAGACTTGATAATAG CTCCTCTGGTGCAAGTGTGGTAGCTATTGACAACAAAATCGAGCAAGCTATG GATCTAGTGAAAAGCCATTTGATGTATGCGGTCAGAGAAGAAGTGGAGGTCCTCAAAGAGCAAATCAAAGAACTAATAGAGAAAAATTCCCAGCTGGAGCAGGAGAACAATCTGCTGAAGACACTGGCCAGTCCTGAGCAGCTTGCCCAGTTTCAGGCACAGCTGCAGACTGGCTCCCCACCTGCCACCACCCAGCCACAGGGCACCACACAGCCCCCCGCCCAGCCAGCATCGCAGGGCTCAGGACCAACCGCATAG